A section of the Spirosoma pollinicola genome encodes:
- a CDS encoding DNA topoisomerase IV subunit B — MAELLNQSVQYNEDSIRSLDWREHIRLRPGMYIGKLGDGSAADDGIYVLIKETVDNCIDEHVMGFGKIIDIRVTDHRVEVRDYGRGIPLGKVVEVVSKINTGGKYDSGAFQKSVGLNGVGTKAVNALSTYFRVQAFREGRTVWAEFERGELKQRGEEITNERNGTLICFEPDDTVFKHFHFIPQFLENMIWNYCYLNAGLTISFNKQKYISQNGLLDLLRDKTKKDEDSLRYPIIHLKGNDLEIAMTHGNQYGEEYYSFVNGQYTTQGGTHLNALKEAVVETVRRHFDKNYEVSDIRSSIIAAVSIRVQEPVFESQTKTKLGSQNMSPETNAQSVSSFVKDFVKERLDDFLHMNPAVREALKKRIEQSERERKELAGIKKLANDRAKKASLHNKKLRDCRNHLPDLKAEDRYQSTLFITEGDSASGSITKSRNVQSQAVFSLRGKPLNCFGLTKKVVYENEEFNLLQHALDIEDGLEGLRYNRIVIATDADVDGMHIRLLMLTFFLQFFPDLVRNGHLYILETPLFRVRNPKNHKETTYCYSEEEKQAGIDKLTKGGKKIEITRFKGLGEISPDEFGLFIGENMRLEPVIMEKETSVPKLLSYYMGKNTPDRQRFIIDNLRVEKDVDDVALV; from the coding sequence ATGGCAGAATTGCTGAATCAGTCTGTTCAATACAACGAAGATAGTATCCGGTCATTGGATTGGCGCGAGCACATTCGTCTTAGACCGGGTATGTATATTGGCAAACTTGGCGATGGCTCAGCCGCCGATGATGGCATATATGTACTAATAAAGGAAACCGTCGATAATTGCATTGATGAGCATGTTATGGGCTTTGGTAAAATCATTGACATTCGTGTGACTGATCACCGGGTCGAGGTTCGTGACTATGGCCGGGGCATTCCACTTGGTAAGGTTGTTGAAGTTGTATCCAAAATTAACACAGGCGGTAAATATGACTCCGGCGCTTTCCAAAAGTCGGTTGGTCTTAACGGTGTCGGTACTAAGGCGGTTAACGCTCTTTCGACTTATTTTCGTGTGCAGGCTTTTCGGGAAGGTCGTACAGTCTGGGCTGAGTTTGAACGGGGCGAACTGAAGCAGCGGGGCGAGGAAATTACCAATGAACGTAACGGAACCCTCATTTGCTTTGAGCCGGATGATACTGTATTTAAGCATTTTCATTTCATTCCTCAGTTTTTAGAGAATATGATCTGGAATTACTGCTACCTGAATGCAGGCTTGACCATTTCGTTCAACAAACAAAAATATATATCGCAAAACGGGTTGCTCGATCTGCTGCGCGATAAGACCAAGAAAGACGAAGATTCGCTGCGCTATCCAATCATCCACCTGAAAGGGAATGATCTTGAGATTGCCATGACGCACGGCAATCAATATGGCGAAGAATACTACTCGTTTGTGAATGGCCAATACACGACGCAGGGCGGTACGCACCTGAACGCGCTCAAAGAGGCTGTTGTGGAAACGGTTCGTCGACACTTCGATAAAAACTACGAGGTATCAGACATTCGGTCATCCATCATTGCCGCTGTTAGTATTCGGGTACAGGAACCCGTTTTTGAATCACAGACAAAAACAAAACTCGGTTCGCAGAATATGTCGCCCGAAACGAACGCTCAATCGGTGAGCTCGTTCGTTAAGGACTTCGTTAAAGAACGCCTGGACGATTTTCTGCACATGAACCCGGCTGTACGGGAAGCCCTTAAAAAGCGCATCGAACAGTCGGAGCGGGAACGAAAGGAACTTGCCGGTATTAAAAAACTGGCGAATGATCGTGCCAAAAAGGCAAGCTTGCACAACAAAAAATTACGTGACTGTCGTAATCACCTGCCCGATCTGAAGGCCGAAGACCGGTATCAGTCTACACTGTTCATAACTGAAGGTGACTCGGCTAGTGGTTCCATTACAAAATCGCGGAACGTGCAGTCGCAAGCCGTATTCAGCCTGCGCGGAAAACCGCTGAACTGCTTTGGTCTGACCAAAAAAGTAGTGTATGAAAACGAGGAGTTTAACCTGCTTCAACACGCTTTAGATATTGAAGATGGTCTCGAAGGGCTGCGTTACAACCGGATTGTAATTGCTACGGATGCCGACGTCGACGGCATGCACATTCGATTACTGATGCTAACGTTCTTTCTGCAATTTTTCCCCGACCTGGTTCGGAATGGCCATTTGTACATTCTCGAAACACCCTTGTTTCGGGTTCGAAATCCAAAAAATCACAAGGAAACCACCTATTGTTATTCGGAAGAAGAAAAACAGGCGGGTATCGACAAATTGACCAAGGGGGGTAAGAAGATCGAAATAACCCGATTTAAGGGTTTAGGAGAAATTTCACCGGATGAATTTGGCCTGTTCATTGGCGAGAATATGCGCCTGGAGCCGGTTATTATGGAAAAAGAAACATCAGTGCCTAAGTTGCTTAGCTATTACATGGGTAAAAACACGCCTGACCGCCAACGCTTCATTATCGACAATTTGCGGGTCGAAAAAGATGTTGACGATGTAGCTTTGGTATAG
- a CDS encoding polysaccharide biosynthesis/export family protein yields the protein MQNLRIFHDLPQKFFLFVVAFVQRKFSTQLTILFLCTVGLTVQGQVVAPSSSGAISAPGAARPGAATGLPGGVALPQGANINNLPTNVQQQIKGRSGQTTVNPNGRTSTAPSSTDRKKAAANQTTNQQVAADDTLDAGPQTNEEIIRAGAERAQRREQAERRQKTFGYALFNDPSMQISFEPNLNIATPRNYVVGPGDQLNIQMYGYSEAEFSQTVSADGNIYFAQATGIGPVSVSGLTIEQTKARIINRLSKRFVGLQKTSFGPQNTFLEVSLGGTIRSIRVTVTGDAVRPGTYTLSSLSTVMNAVYQAGGPNDIGSYRKVQLIRNNRVAATLDLYDFLLNGIQRNDLRLQDNDNIRFTTFVERVEISGTVKRANIFEMLPGETLDRLLFYAGDFAAQAYKNRLKVTRLTDREIKVVDVTAPEFKTFVMQDGDFVTVERLLDRFENQVTIEGAVFRTGQYSLDNNRTLKQLIQTAEGLKGDAFTGRISIVRTREDLAIENLSINLANILAGTEPDIALQREDQIIIPSRFDFVQPATISIQGEVNAPDPGMTYMANMTLNDALVRTGGLKESAAASMVEVIRRKKDADPRSPSAQIAETFRFNVNRDLSINSDTNKDFVLEPFDQIIVRRSPNYAIQTYAYVAGEVIIPGSYPIRTKDQKVSDLVLQAGGLTPQAYVEGATLIRPVKLSADEIRRKQKAIDEVANSAVKAVVETEEVTPNLAEAIGINLKKILAKPGSSEDILLQEGDTLRIPKLLETVRIQGEVQLPNTVKYRSEQTFQDYISQTGGFTSKSQRRRAFIVYANGSIDRTRKFMFFNVYPRVEPGAEIVVPRRTIVPLTAQQLLSSTVGIAGSLLTLVTTLLLITKVQ from the coding sequence ATGCAAAATCTAAGAATTTTCCACGACTTGCCGCAAAAATTTTTTCTTTTTGTTGTTGCTTTCGTTCAACGCAAATTTAGCACTCAATTAACCATATTATTCCTATGTACAGTTGGCCTGACTGTGCAGGGACAGGTCGTTGCTCCATCAAGCAGTGGCGCTATCTCTGCACCAGGTGCCGCTCGACCAGGAGCCGCAACGGGTTTGCCTGGTGGTGTTGCATTACCTCAAGGAGCCAACATCAATAATCTACCGACAAACGTTCAACAACAAATCAAAGGACGTTCGGGTCAGACTACTGTGAATCCAAATGGTCGGACCTCAACTGCTCCTTCCAGTACGGATCGCAAAAAGGCTGCTGCCAATCAAACGACTAATCAGCAGGTTGCAGCAGACGATACACTGGATGCAGGCCCCCAAACTAACGAGGAAATTATTAGAGCCGGAGCCGAACGTGCCCAACGTCGTGAACAAGCAGAACGACGCCAAAAAACATTTGGCTATGCACTCTTCAACGATCCGTCTATGCAGATTTCGTTTGAGCCGAACCTGAACATCGCCACGCCACGAAATTACGTTGTCGGTCCCGGCGATCAGTTGAATATTCAAATGTATGGCTACTCTGAGGCTGAGTTTAGTCAGACAGTGTCTGCCGATGGCAATATCTATTTTGCTCAGGCTACGGGCATTGGCCCCGTTTCTGTATCAGGTTTAACAATTGAACAGACAAAAGCGCGAATCATCAATCGTTTATCCAAGCGGTTCGTTGGCCTGCAAAAAACATCATTTGGTCCGCAAAACACATTCCTGGAGGTTTCTCTTGGCGGAACGATACGGAGTATACGTGTAACAGTAACAGGCGATGCAGTACGGCCAGGCACGTATACATTATCCTCTTTATCGACTGTTATGAACGCAGTCTATCAGGCTGGTGGTCCCAACGATATTGGCTCGTACCGCAAAGTGCAGCTCATTCGTAATAATAGAGTAGCTGCCACCCTCGATCTATATGATTTCCTGCTGAATGGTATTCAGCGCAATGACCTGCGGTTGCAGGATAATGACAACATTCGATTTACAACCTTTGTTGAACGGGTAGAAATTAGCGGCACCGTTAAGCGGGCTAACATATTTGAGATGTTGCCCGGCGAAACGCTGGATCGGCTTTTGTTCTATGCCGGTGACTTTGCCGCTCAGGCCTACAAGAATCGCCTTAAAGTTACCCGCCTGACGGATAGAGAGATTAAAGTCGTTGATGTAACAGCGCCTGAATTTAAGACATTTGTGATGCAGGACGGCGATTTTGTAACGGTTGAACGGCTGCTTGATCGCTTCGAAAATCAGGTTACTATAGAAGGAGCCGTATTTAGAACCGGACAATATTCGCTTGATAATAACCGGACGTTGAAGCAGCTTATCCAGACAGCCGAAGGTCTAAAAGGAGATGCTTTTACAGGGCGTATCTCGATTGTTCGGACTCGCGAAGATCTGGCGATTGAGAACCTGTCGATCAATCTGGCTAACATTCTGGCCGGTACGGAACCCGATATTGCGCTGCAACGCGAAGATCAAATCATCATTCCATCGCGATTTGATTTTGTACAACCAGCTACCATTTCAATTCAGGGCGAAGTAAACGCCCCTGATCCGGGAATGACGTACATGGCTAATATGACATTAAACGATGCCTTAGTACGTACGGGCGGGCTTAAAGAGTCGGCAGCGGCTTCTATGGTTGAAGTCATCCGTCGGAAAAAAGATGCAGATCCGCGCTCTCCTTCGGCACAAATTGCAGAGACGTTCCGGTTTAATGTAAACCGTGACCTTTCGATCAATAGCGATACAAACAAGGATTTTGTCTTAGAGCCCTTCGACCAGATTATCGTGCGTCGGTCGCCAAATTACGCTATTCAAACGTATGCCTATGTGGCAGGTGAAGTGATCATTCCAGGTTCATATCCGATCCGTACGAAAGATCAGAAAGTTTCCGATCTCGTTTTACAGGCGGGTGGCCTGACACCACAAGCTTATGTAGAAGGTGCAACACTTATTCGGCCGGTGAAATTGAGCGCCGATGAGATAAGACGCAAGCAAAAGGCAATCGACGAAGTAGCCAACAGTGCTGTGAAGGCAGTTGTTGAAACAGAAGAGGTTACCCCCAATTTAGCGGAGGCTATTGGCATTAACCTTAAAAAGATTTTAGCTAAACCAGGCTCGTCGGAAGATATTCTGCTTCAGGAAGGGGATACACTTCGTATTCCAAAATTACTTGAAACAGTACGTATTCAGGGCGAAGTGCAACTACCCAATACAGTTAAATACAGAAGTGAGCAAACGTTTCAGGATTATATTTCGCAAACCGGTGGATTCACGTCTAAGTCGCAACGTCGGCGGGCCTTTATTGTGTATGCAAATGGATCTATTGACAGAACCCGAAAGTTTATGTTCTTCAACGTCTATCCACGTGTTGAACCCGGTGCTGAAATCGTTGTTCCAAGACGGACAATCGTACCGTTAACGGCTCAGCAATTGTTGAGTTCGACCGTTGGCATAGCCGGTTCGTTGTTAACACTCGTTACTACCCTTCTTCTGATTACAAAGGTTCAATAA
- a CDS encoding ABC transporter permease, with translation MKTHEVIIQPGRSERHYWRELWRNRELMYILSMRDVSVRYKQTALGTAWGLIRPLTTMLIMVFVFSKIAKLPADPGVPYPLMVLGGITVWTFFATAFTQISNSVTMNSNLVTKVYFPRLIMPISSVAVSFIDFLVSLGLFIVLSIWYKFMPDWHLLLLPAFIVLALLASFAFGLFFAAVNVRFRDIGQLIPFIVQIGFYICPIAYSSRLVADKAGEWWTPFYWMNPMVGIIDGFRWSLLGEKAYFNPESLLISVGIIGVCLILSLYFFRKRENSFVDDI, from the coding sequence TTGAAAACGCACGAAGTTATCATACAGCCGGGCCGCTCTGAGCGGCATTACTGGCGCGAGCTGTGGCGAAACCGCGAGTTGATGTACATTCTGTCTATGCGGGACGTTTCTGTACGCTACAAGCAAACAGCTCTTGGAACCGCCTGGGGTCTTATTCGCCCATTGACAACCATGCTGATAATGGTGTTTGTGTTCAGTAAAATTGCCAAGCTTCCAGCCGATCCTGGTGTCCCCTACCCACTCATGGTATTAGGCGGCATCACGGTATGGACGTTTTTTGCAACAGCCTTTACCCAAATCAGCAACAGCGTGACAATGAATTCGAACCTTGTCACCAAAGTATATTTCCCACGGCTTATTATGCCCATAAGCTCAGTAGCTGTTAGTTTTATAGACTTTCTGGTATCGCTGGGTTTATTTATTGTGTTATCGATTTGGTATAAATTCATGCCAGACTGGCACTTGCTCTTACTGCCTGCCTTTATTGTATTAGCACTGCTGGCATCATTTGCGTTTGGACTATTCTTTGCTGCCGTAAACGTTCGTTTCCGGGATATCGGTCAACTGATACCGTTTATTGTGCAGATTGGCTTTTACATTTGTCCAATTGCTTACAGTAGTCGGTTGGTAGCTGATAAGGCAGGCGAATGGTGGACCCCTTTTTACTGGATGAATCCCATGGTTGGTATCATCGATGGTTTCCGCTGGTCGTTACTTGGCGAAAAAGCGTATTTCAATCCGGAGAGTTTACTTATTTCGGTTGGTATTATTGGGGTCTGCTTAATCTTATCGCTTTACTTTTTCCGTAAACGAGAGAATTCATTTGTTGATGATATTTAA
- a CDS encoding ABC transporter ATP-binding protein has product MSVITVENISKHYIIDHQKGKGANTLRDVITENLRAMFGSKKDQNAVTHEEFWALRDVNFSIEQGDRVGIVGHNGAGKSTMLKILSKIIEPSSGTVRIKGRVASLLEVGTGFHPELTGRENIYLNGSLLGMSRNEIRKQFDEIVAFAGVEKFLDTPVKRYSSGMYVRLGFAISAHLDPEIMIVDEVLAVGDAEFQKKSLGKMRDNSASGRTIIFVSHNLTAVQALCNKTLYFEKGQLIEQGETNQVIANYLSKVSKTRLSREWATPEEAPGNDLVRIRRIELVPEYQEGLTHIDVRTAMNFRFEFWNQMDHANLNLSLHLNSMTGECIFNIGTLSQPYGKGLISGECTIPGYFLNDGSYTISIMIVKDTVTPLYVMEEGITFDVEDYREGIAWYGKWPGYVRPQIPFHTKMLESVTNEQ; this is encoded by the coding sequence ATGTCTGTCATTACTGTCGAAAATATAAGCAAGCATTACATCATTGACCACCAGAAGGGCAAAGGTGCCAATACGTTGCGTGACGTTATTACGGAAAATCTCCGGGCTATGTTCGGCAGTAAAAAAGACCAGAACGCTGTCACCCATGAAGAGTTCTGGGCACTCCGTGATGTAAATTTTTCAATTGAGCAGGGCGATCGTGTCGGCATCGTTGGTCACAATGGTGCAGGCAAATCGACAATGCTTAAGATTTTGAGTAAAATTATTGAGCCTAGCAGTGGCACAGTTCGTATTAAAGGACGGGTGGCCAGCTTGCTTGAAGTCGGTACCGGTTTCCATCCTGAGCTAACAGGCCGCGAAAATATTTACCTGAATGGGTCATTGCTGGGCATGAGCCGCAATGAAATTCGCAAGCAGTTCGACGAAATAGTAGCCTTTGCTGGTGTAGAAAAATTTCTGGACACACCCGTGAAACGGTATTCGTCGGGTATGTATGTCCGGTTAGGATTTGCTATTTCAGCCCACCTCGACCCCGAAATTATGATTGTCGATGAAGTACTGGCTGTGGGAGATGCCGAATTTCAGAAGAAAAGTCTTGGCAAAATGCGGGACAATTCGGCAAGTGGTCGGACTATTATCTTCGTGAGCCACAACCTTACTGCCGTTCAGGCTCTTTGCAACAAGACACTCTATTTCGAAAAAGGCCAGCTTATAGAACAGGGAGAAACGAACCAGGTCATTGCAAATTACCTCAGTAAAGTTTCCAAAACCCGGCTTTCCCGGGAGTGGGCCACACCTGAAGAAGCTCCGGGTAATGATTTGGTTCGCATCCGGCGCATTGAACTGGTTCCTGAATATCAGGAGGGACTTACCCACATCGATGTTCGGACGGCAATGAACTTTCGGTTTGAGTTCTGGAACCAGATGGATCATGCCAACCTAAATTTGAGTTTGCACCTCAACTCCATGACGGGTGAGTGCATCTTTAACATTGGTACGCTGTCGCAGCCTTACGGTAAAGGGCTCATTTCGGGAGAATGCACAATTCCGGGTTATTTCCTGAACGATGGCTCTTACACAATTTCTATTATGATTGTGAAGGATACCGTCACGCCACTCTACGTTATGGAAGAAGGTATTACCTTTGATGTAGAGGATTATCGCGAGGGTATTGCCTGGTATGGCAAGTGGCCAGGTTATGTACGCCCCCAAATTCCTTTCCACACAAAAATGCTGGAATCAGTTACCAATGAGCAGTAA
- a CDS encoding DegT/DnrJ/EryC1/StrS family aminotransferase, with translation MINVTKSYLPDLDEYTTYLKGIWERVHLTNDGPLVRELEDQLRDYLGVKYLKFCTNGTIVLQLALKALDITKEVITTPFSYVATTNALLWEGCTPIFADIRPDDFNIDPDKIEALITENTQAIMATHVYGNACRIEQIQAIADKFNLKVIYDAAHTFGARYNGQSILSYGDLSTCSFHATKVFHTVEGGCIVTNDSDMAEKLHNFRSFGHKNDTYFSIGINAKNSEFHAAMGLCMLPKVPELIAARKMRFEFYDRQLDFTKIYRPSILPGVDYNYAYYPVVFDSEETLLRVMDALKVDHIMPRRYFYPSLNTLDFTFAPGSATAQPCPVSEDVALRVLCLPLYPDLAETDVNRIASIVNMVVASVPEIV, from the coding sequence ATGATCAACGTCACTAAATCATATCTGCCAGACCTCGATGAGTACACCACCTACTTGAAAGGTATCTGGGAGCGCGTACACCTGACTAATGATGGTCCACTCGTTCGCGAACTGGAAGATCAGCTAAGGGACTATCTCGGCGTAAAGTACCTGAAGTTTTGTACTAACGGAACGATAGTGCTGCAATTAGCACTCAAGGCGCTTGATATTACAAAAGAGGTTATTACCACACCATTCTCTTACGTTGCCACGACAAATGCGTTGCTGTGGGAAGGTTGCACACCCATTTTTGCTGACATTCGTCCGGACGATTTCAACATCGATCCTGATAAAATCGAAGCGCTGATTACTGAAAATACACAAGCCATTATGGCAACTCACGTGTATGGAAACGCCTGCCGAATTGAGCAGATTCAAGCTATAGCCGATAAGTTTAATTTAAAAGTTATTTACGACGCAGCGCACACGTTCGGCGCTCGTTATAATGGCCAGTCGATTTTGAGTTATGGGGATTTGAGTACCTGTAGTTTTCATGCCACGAAGGTTTTTCATACAGTCGAGGGCGGCTGCATAGTAACCAACGATAGTGATATGGCCGAAAAACTGCATAATTTCCGGTCATTTGGCCATAAAAACGACACCTATTTTAGTATTGGCATCAACGCTAAAAATTCAGAGTTTCATGCTGCTATGGGGTTGTGCATGTTGCCGAAGGTGCCTGAATTAATTGCGGCCAGAAAGATGCGTTTTGAGTTTTACGACCGGCAGCTTGATTTTACAAAAATCTATCGACCATCGATTTTGCCCGGTGTGGACTATAATTATGCTTACTACCCCGTCGTGTTTGATTCGGAGGAAACACTGCTCCGGGTAATGGACGCTCTGAAAGTAGACCATATTATGCCGCGACGGTATTTTTATCCCTCGCTCAATACCCTGGACTTTACCTTTGCTCCCGGCTCAGCAACAGCTCAACCCTGCCCGGTATCTGAAGATGTGGCGCTTCGAGTGCTATGCCTGCCTCTTTACCCTGATTTGGCAGAAACAGATGTTAACCGTATTGCCTCCATTGTAAATATGGTCGTTGCCTCGGTGCCGGAAATTGTTTAG
- a CDS encoding glycosyltransferase family 39 protein, giving the protein MSSLYFLSLVLFVVYTGQISTRICRRSLTEWWLTTFLLGAGSVILTGFILSALYQTANSPVWAVSVFITVTILGAILKRLSPSQAGFSIRLLLLERWQTALSWFRGLSTFPRFLFSILFSTLVIIASLNLLLVLFTVPNEWDSMTGHLNRVMQYIQRGTMRHFGGTNWNIDTYPKSVCTLQIYSFLMTGRFENGFKFIHHLSYWTAIVAVFGIVQRIGQNRLSASFFCALAYALLLDFLMQAITTETDIVLTAYLSVLLYMLFTYRTTGTQHTTDNRYLYLAGMAFGIAFGHKITFALLLPSVFVIMIYTVFLSRSLAITFNRTWRLGTSILVGVCLWTLPTGYLKNIEVFGHPIGPPTALKHQSVERAGSVANLFEQGSRNVVRYGFDHVNIDGIRNSSIGAKINHAMRLPLVFVEDKLHMRLDEETDFSIQAFSFDRKFAFYNANPYWGIFGFALIFPLLFLVLIGYIRSTAHVYLGIALLLHFAALSYSAPYDPFKGRYFIETGLFGVTFLALIFLHPRTSVDVPGRVIWKSYVGIVTLLGCLSALMCVFLNTRALPFAWTAPDGIRFPSAFHSDRIRQITIGRQDTYIPYKRFDELVPDKATVALATINDDYEYPLYGPNLSRRLIAINPFEQGLKPIPKGADYLFFDKRIISPIPGDIRLGTDTTMRAMMIVPGEDYYLRKLK; this is encoded by the coding sequence ATGAGTAGTCTATATTTCCTCTCTCTCGTTCTATTTGTCGTTTACACTGGTCAGATCTCGACGCGTATTTGCCGCCGGTCTTTGACCGAATGGTGGCTAACAACCTTTCTACTAGGGGCAGGAAGTGTAATTCTGACAGGTTTTATCCTGTCAGCACTTTATCAAACAGCTAATTCCCCTGTTTGGGCAGTTTCGGTATTTATAACGGTAACGATACTGGGCGCAATCCTGAAACGACTGTCCCCATCTCAGGCAGGTTTTTCGATCAGGCTCCTTTTACTGGAACGCTGGCAAACGGCCCTGAGCTGGTTCAGAGGATTATCCACCTTCCCCCGGTTTCTGTTCTCCATCCTTTTCTCGACGCTGGTCATTATAGCCAGCTTGAATTTGCTACTGGTTCTGTTTACGGTACCGAACGAGTGGGATAGCATGACCGGCCATTTAAACCGCGTTATGCAGTATATTCAGCGTGGTACGATGCGGCACTTCGGGGGTACAAACTGGAACATAGATACCTATCCCAAAAGCGTTTGTACACTCCAGATTTATTCGTTTTTAATGACCGGGCGTTTTGAGAACGGATTCAAATTCATTCATCATCTGAGTTACTGGACGGCTATCGTAGCTGTATTCGGGATTGTACAGCGCATTGGGCAAAACAGGTTGTCGGCTAGTTTTTTTTGTGCATTAGCCTATGCCTTATTGCTCGACTTCCTGATGCAGGCTATCACAACCGAAACAGACATCGTACTAACGGCCTACCTTAGCGTGCTGCTATACATGCTGTTTACGTATAGGACAACAGGAACGCAGCACACAACAGACAACCGCTATCTCTATCTGGCGGGTATGGCTTTTGGTATTGCCTTTGGGCATAAAATTACGTTTGCCCTCCTGTTGCCTTCCGTATTCGTTATTATGATCTACACAGTATTCCTGTCGAGGTCTTTGGCTATTACATTTAACAGAACATGGCGGTTGGGTACCTCTATTCTTGTTGGCGTATGTTTGTGGACGCTACCAACGGGTTACCTGAAAAATATTGAAGTATTCGGCCATCCTATCGGTCCGCCAACGGCTCTTAAGCACCAGTCGGTAGAGCGAGCCGGATCAGTAGCTAATTTATTTGAGCAGGGAAGCCGAAACGTGGTTCGTTACGGCTTCGACCATGTTAATATCGATGGTATCAGAAACAGCAGCATAGGGGCAAAAATTAACCATGCCATGCGTCTACCGCTGGTTTTTGTTGAGGACAAATTACATATGCGGTTAGATGAGGAAACTGATTTCTCCATTCAGGCTTTTTCATTCGACCGGAAGTTTGCCTTTTATAATGCCAATCCTTATTGGGGAATTTTTGGCTTTGCACTCATCTTCCCGTTGCTCTTTCTGGTACTGATTGGCTATATCCGTTCCACGGCCCATGTGTATCTGGGTATCGCTTTGTTACTCCATTTTGCAGCCCTCTCCTATTCGGCGCCGTATGACCCCTTTAAAGGACGTTACTTCATCGAAACAGGTTTGTTTGGCGTTACATTTCTGGCGTTGATTTTCCTTCACCCCCGTACTTCCGTCGACGTTCCAGGACGAGTCATCTGGAAGTCCTATGTGGGCATTGTTACCTTGCTGGGATGCTTATCGGCCTTGATGTGCGTATTTTTGAACACACGAGCCCTGCCCTTTGCCTGGACCGCTCCCGACGGGATACGCTTTCCATCTGCATTTCATTCCGATCGGATTCGGCAAATCACCATTGGTCGCCAGGATACGTATATTCCTTATAAACGATTCGATGAGTTAGTGCCCGATAAGGCAACCGTAGCGCTGGCCACTATTAACGACGATTACGAATACCCGCTTTATGGTCCCAACCTATCGCGTCGGTTGATAGCGATCAATCCGTTTGAACAGGGTTTAAAACCCATTCCGAAGGGTGCGGATTACCTTTTCTTTGATAAACGGATTATCTCACCCATACCCGGCGATATTCGCC